The following proteins are co-located in the Synchiropus splendidus isolate RoL2022-P1 chromosome 14, RoL_Sspl_1.0, whole genome shotgun sequence genome:
- the slc25a18 gene encoding mitochondrial glutamate carrier 1 isoform X2, translating into MAETKVSLPAKLINGGVAGLVGVTCVFPIDLAKTRLQNQQGVQVYKGMMDCLAKTVRSEGYFGCYRGAAVNLTLVTPEKAIKLAANDVFRQKLSKDGRLPLWGEVLAGCGAGTCQVVVTSPMEMLKIQLQDAGRLAAKRSVPNPAQAAAPGPAPSLVAPTPARPTPPLRPSATRITVELLKTRGLAGLYRGAGATLLRDVPFSMIYFPLFANLNALGRDTSGSPGDVQARAPFWQSFVSGCAAGSIAAVAVTPLDVIKTRLQTLQKGEGEDSYKGIVDCARRILRREGPSAFLKGATCRAFVIAPLFGIAQVVYFLGVGEMVIGLLG; encoded by the exons ATGGCTGAGACGAAAGTAAG CCTCCCAGCTAAGCTGATTAATGGGGGCGTGGCCGGGCTGGTTGGTGTGACATGTGTATTTCCTATTGATCTGGCCAAGACCCGCCTACAGAACCAGCAAGGCGTCCAAGTCTACAAGGGAAT GATGGACTGTTTGGCAAAGACAGTACGCTCAGAAGGCTATTTTGGATGCTACAGAG GCGCAGCAGTGAACCTGACGCTTGTCACTCCAGAAAAAGCCATCAAACTGGCCGCCAATGATGTTTTCAGACAGAAGCTCTCAAAGGACGG TCGCTTGCCCCTCTGGGGAGAGGTTCTGGCCGGGTGTGGAGCTGGCACCTGTCAGGTGGTAGTTACCTCTCCCATGGAGATGCTCAAGATCCAGCTACAGGATGCGGGAAGACTCG CTGCTAAGAGATCGGTGCCAAATCCAGCTCAGGCAGCCGCTCCTGGTCCAGCTCCATCCCTCGTGGCACCCACCCCAGCCCGGCCCACACCCCCTCTGCGGCCATCAGCCACCAGAATCACCGTGgagctgctgaagactcgaGGGCTGGCAGGTCTCTATAGAGGGGCAGGAGCCACTTTACTGAG GGATGTTCCTTTTTCAATGATCTACTTCCCCCTGTTTGCAAACCTCAACGCCCTGGGCAGGGACACTTCAGGAAGCCCAGGTGATGTGCAGGCACGGGCACCTTTCTGGCAGTCATTTGTATCAGGCTGCGCTGCAGGGTCGATAGCAGCAGTGGCTGTCACACCGCTCGATG TGATAAAAACAAGACTGCAGACATTGCAAAAAGGTGAAGGAGAGGACTCGTATAAAGGAATTGTTGACTGCGCAAG GAGAATCCTGAGACGGGAGGGTCCGTCAGCATTTCTTAAAGGTGCAACATGCCGTGCTTTCGTCATCGCTCCGCTTTTTGGCATAGCACAGGTGGTCTATTTCCTTGGGGTTGGGGAGATGGTCATTGGTTTGCTAGGGTAG
- the slc25a18 gene encoding mitochondrial glutamate carrier 1 isoform X3 — protein sequence MAETKVRMDCLAKTVRSEGYFGCYRGAAVNLTLVTPEKAIKLAANDVFRQKLSKDGRLPLWGEVLAGCGAGTCQVVVTSPMEMLKIQLQDAGRLAAAKRSVPNPAQAAAPGPAPSLVAPTPARPTPPLRPSATRITVELLKTRGLAGLYRGAGATLLRDVPFSMIYFPLFANLNALGRDTSGSPGDVQARAPFWQSFVSGCAAGSIAAVAVTPLDVIKTRLQTLQKGEGEDSYKGIVDCARRILRREGPSAFLKGATCRAFVIAPLFGIAQVVYFLGVGEMVIGLLG from the exons ATGGCTGAGACGAAAGTAAG GATGGACTGTTTGGCAAAGACAGTACGCTCAGAAGGCTATTTTGGATGCTACAGAG GCGCAGCAGTGAACCTGACGCTTGTCACTCCAGAAAAAGCCATCAAACTGGCCGCCAATGATGTTTTCAGACAGAAGCTCTCAAAGGACGG TCGCTTGCCCCTCTGGGGAGAGGTTCTGGCCGGGTGTGGAGCTGGCACCTGTCAGGTGGTAGTTACCTCTCCCATGGAGATGCTCAAGATCCAGCTACAGGATGCGGGAAGACTCG cagCTGCTAAGAGATCGGTGCCAAATCCAGCTCAGGCAGCCGCTCCTGGTCCAGCTCCATCCCTCGTGGCACCCACCCCAGCCCGGCCCACACCCCCTCTGCGGCCATCAGCCACCAGAATCACCGTGgagctgctgaagactcgaGGGCTGGCAGGTCTCTATAGAGGGGCAGGAGCCACTTTACTGAG GGATGTTCCTTTTTCAATGATCTACTTCCCCCTGTTTGCAAACCTCAACGCCCTGGGCAGGGACACTTCAGGAAGCCCAGGTGATGTGCAGGCACGGGCACCTTTCTGGCAGTCATTTGTATCAGGCTGCGCTGCAGGGTCGATAGCAGCAGTGGCTGTCACACCGCTCGATG TGATAAAAACAAGACTGCAGACATTGCAAAAAGGTGAAGGAGAGGACTCGTATAAAGGAATTGTTGACTGCGCAAG GAGAATCCTGAGACGGGAGGGTCCGTCAGCATTTCTTAAAGGTGCAACATGCCGTGCTTTCGTCATCGCTCCGCTTTTTGGCATAGCACAGGTGGTCTATTTCCTTGGGGTTGGGGAGATGGTCATTGGTTTGCTAGGGTAG
- the slc25a18 gene encoding mitochondrial glutamate carrier 1 isoform X1, with product MAETKVSLPAKLINGGVAGLVGVTCVFPIDLAKTRLQNQQGVQVYKGMMDCLAKTVRSEGYFGCYRGAAVNLTLVTPEKAIKLAANDVFRQKLSKDGRLPLWGEVLAGCGAGTCQVVVTSPMEMLKIQLQDAGRLAAAKRSVPNPAQAAAPGPAPSLVAPTPARPTPPLRPSATRITVELLKTRGLAGLYRGAGATLLRDVPFSMIYFPLFANLNALGRDTSGSPGDVQARAPFWQSFVSGCAAGSIAAVAVTPLDVIKTRLQTLQKGEGEDSYKGIVDCARRILRREGPSAFLKGATCRAFVIAPLFGIAQVVYFLGVGEMVIGLLG from the exons ATGGCTGAGACGAAAGTAAG CCTCCCAGCTAAGCTGATTAATGGGGGCGTGGCCGGGCTGGTTGGTGTGACATGTGTATTTCCTATTGATCTGGCCAAGACCCGCCTACAGAACCAGCAAGGCGTCCAAGTCTACAAGGGAAT GATGGACTGTTTGGCAAAGACAGTACGCTCAGAAGGCTATTTTGGATGCTACAGAG GCGCAGCAGTGAACCTGACGCTTGTCACTCCAGAAAAAGCCATCAAACTGGCCGCCAATGATGTTTTCAGACAGAAGCTCTCAAAGGACGG TCGCTTGCCCCTCTGGGGAGAGGTTCTGGCCGGGTGTGGAGCTGGCACCTGTCAGGTGGTAGTTACCTCTCCCATGGAGATGCTCAAGATCCAGCTACAGGATGCGGGAAGACTCG cagCTGCTAAGAGATCGGTGCCAAATCCAGCTCAGGCAGCCGCTCCTGGTCCAGCTCCATCCCTCGTGGCACCCACCCCAGCCCGGCCCACACCCCCTCTGCGGCCATCAGCCACCAGAATCACCGTGgagctgctgaagactcgaGGGCTGGCAGGTCTCTATAGAGGGGCAGGAGCCACTTTACTGAG GGATGTTCCTTTTTCAATGATCTACTTCCCCCTGTTTGCAAACCTCAACGCCCTGGGCAGGGACACTTCAGGAAGCCCAGGTGATGTGCAGGCACGGGCACCTTTCTGGCAGTCATTTGTATCAGGCTGCGCTGCAGGGTCGATAGCAGCAGTGGCTGTCACACCGCTCGATG TGATAAAAACAAGACTGCAGACATTGCAAAAAGGTGAAGGAGAGGACTCGTATAAAGGAATTGTTGACTGCGCAAG GAGAATCCTGAGACGGGAGGGTCCGTCAGCATTTCTTAAAGGTGCAACATGCCGTGCTTTCGTCATCGCTCCGCTTTTTGGCATAGCACAGGTGGTCTATTTCCTTGGGGTTGGGGAGATGGTCATTGGTTTGCTAGGGTAG